Within Pelotomaculum schinkii, the genomic segment ATCGGAAAAATGAAAGCCGTAGATATTGTAGTCTTGAGGGCTATAGCGCTTTTCAATAATCTCCAGAGCCAGTTTATACACTGAAGAGCAGCGGGTACCACCGCTGGCCCCCTTGGTGAAGAACTCTTCTTCGGTTGTTTCCTTGGCTTCGGTATGGTGGGCCAGGAAAACAATCTGGACGTTGTTGTACTTGGTACGCAGGAAACGGACCATCCAGAAGAAAAAACTGCGGGCGATGTACTTCTCAAAGGGCCCCATCGACCCCGAGGTATCCATCATGGCCAGGACCACGGCGTTGGATTCAAATTTGTAGGTTGTTTCCCAGGTCTTATAGCGCAGGTCCTCGGGCGTAATGCCGTGCAGACCGGGGTTCCCTTGCAGGGCGTTGCGCTTGATGACCTCCATAATCGTCCGTTTACGGTCGATGTTGCTGGCAATGCCTTTTTTGCGGACATCCTTAAATTCGACCGATTCCGAGGCAATTTCCGGTTTTTTCTTCTGCTCCAGGTTTGGCAGGCCCAAGTCCTCGAAAATCATCTCAGCCAGCTCATCAACGGTAATATCGGCCTCGTAGTAATCCACACCCGGCTCTTCGCCGGCGCCCTTTCCTTTACCCTGACCATGCTGCGGATCGGAATAAATTACGTCCCCTTGCTTGCTGTTGCCGTCACCCTGACCGCCATGCTGCTGCTTGCCGAAATCATAGCGGAAG encodes:
- the yhbH gene encoding sporulation protein YhbH, whose protein sequence is MAKTNFVISREDWSLHRKGEIDRQRHQEKVRDAIKKNLADIVSEESIIMHDGRKVVKVPIRSLDEFHFRYDFGKQQHGGQGDGNSKQGDVIYSDPQHGQGKGKGAGEEPGVDYYEADITVDELAEMIFEDLGLPNLEQKKKPEIASESVEFKDVRKKGIASNIDRKRTIMEVIKRNALQGNPGLHGITPEDLRYKTWETTYKFESNAVVLAMMDTSGSMGPFEKYIARSFFFWMVRFLRTKYNNVQIVFLAHHTEAKETTEEEFFTKGASGGTRCSSVYKLALEIIEKRYSPQDYNIYGFHFSDGDNLSSDNENCVKNINALLEVCNMVGYGEIEGPYYYTSTLRNTFKKIQNPKFTCVTIRDKSGVYPALKKFFSQTQEQK